In Fundidesulfovibrio soli, the following proteins share a genomic window:
- a CDS encoding flavodoxin family protein has protein sequence MAPSAEALILACGPRAGGNSDMAAELLAQGLAEAGVPARLLHLRDAGPLPCVGCQGCSRDAGYACPFMDQDGAEEVFERIKAAPLLFFASPIYFYHLPGQFKGFIDRSQRHYEAWAAGDLALRSLPPRTAHACLVAGRPRGEKLFDGALLTLKYFLRTFNVRLGEPLTLMGLDGPDDLRGDSDARGQVLEFARRAAVGAGLGAGPAA, from the coding sequence ATGGCTCCCTCGGCAGAAGCGTTGATCCTGGCCTGCGGCCCCCGGGCCGGGGGCAACAGCGACATGGCCGCCGAACTGCTGGCCCAGGGGCTGGCCGAGGCCGGGGTTCCGGCGCGCCTGCTGCATCTGCGCGACGCGGGGCCGCTGCCCTGCGTGGGTTGCCAGGGCTGCTCCCGCGATGCGGGGTACGCCTGCCCGTTCATGGACCAGGACGGCGCTGAAGAGGTGTTCGAGCGGATCAAAGCGGCCCCGTTGCTGTTTTTCGCCTCGCCCATCTATTTCTATCATCTGCCTGGGCAGTTCAAGGGCTTCATCGACCGCTCCCAGCGCCACTACGAGGCCTGGGCCGCGGGCGACCTGGCCCTGCGCTCCCTGCCGCCGCGCACGGCCCATGCCTGCCTGGTTGCCGGGCGGCCGCGCGGGGAGAAGCTCTTTGACGGGGCGCTGCTCACGCTCAAGTATTTCCTGCGCACCTTCAACGTACGCCTGGGCGAACCGCTGACACTCATGGGCCTGGACGGCCCGGACGACCTGCGCGGCGATTCCGACGCGCGCGGGCAAGTGCTGGAATTCGCCCGCAGGGCCGCTGTCGGCGCTGGCCTGGGCGCTGGCCCGGCCGCGTGA
- a CDS encoding MBL fold metallo-hydrolase yields the protein MKIETFAIGPLETNSYLAHEGSLAVAVDVGGDPKPMLASLARNKLTLTHILLTHLHFDHTYGVSALQAATGAKVLAGAGSDELMRTELGRGGFMGLPPVRDYSYETIAEGEFEALGQVCRALSTPGHAPGSITFHFPAAGVAFVGDLVFYRSVGRTDFPGGSHDVLVDSVRRKVFTMPGSTVLYPGHGPETTVDDERLHNPYFSDFAR from the coding sequence ATGAAAATCGAGACGTTCGCCATCGGCCCCCTGGAAACCAACAGCTACCTGGCCCACGAGGGCTCCCTGGCCGTGGCCGTCGACGTGGGCGGCGACCCCAAGCCCATGCTGGCCAGCCTGGCCCGGAACAAGCTCACGCTCACGCACATCCTGCTCACGCACCTGCATTTCGACCACACCTACGGGGTGAGCGCCCTGCAGGCGGCCACCGGGGCCAAGGTGCTGGCTGGCGCTGGCAGCGACGAGCTCATGCGCACCGAACTGGGGCGCGGCGGGTTCATGGGCCTGCCCCCCGTGCGCGACTACAGCTACGAGACCATCGCAGAGGGGGAGTTCGAGGCCCTGGGGCAGGTCTGCCGGGCGCTGTCGACCCCGGGCCACGCGCCGGGCAGCATCACTTTCCACTTCCCGGCGGCGGGGGTGGCCTTCGTGGGGGACCTGGTCTTCTACCGCTCCGTGGGCCGCACGGACTTCCCCGGCGGCAGCCACGACGTGCTGGTGGACAGCGTGCGCCGGAAGGTCTTCACCATGCCGGGGAGCACGGTGCTCTACCCGGGCCACGGCCCCGAGACCACGGTGGATGACGAGCGCCTGCACAACCCTTATTTCAGCGACTTCGCGCGGTAG
- a CDS encoding nitroreductase family protein, which yields MEHNPVLEAIRDRRSIRRYKAEAIPRDVLLAVLEAGRWAPSGLNNQPWRFLVVQAGDPRQEALAAHTKYSHIVRQAAALFCVFLDREIVYNRAKDLQGVGACLQNMLLAAHAQGLGAVWLGEIINQEPRVTQALGLDEQRLELMAVLAAGWPDQKGSSDRKPLEDLLLEPLP from the coding sequence ATGGAACACAACCCCGTACTCGAAGCCATCCGCGACCGGCGCAGCATCCGGCGCTACAAGGCCGAAGCCATCCCGAGGGACGTCCTGCTGGCCGTGCTGGAGGCAGGGCGCTGGGCTCCCAGCGGGCTCAACAACCAGCCCTGGCGCTTCCTGGTGGTGCAGGCGGGCGACCCCCGGCAGGAGGCCCTGGCCGCGCACACCAAGTACTCCCACATCGTGCGCCAGGCGGCCGCGCTGTTCTGCGTCTTCCTGGACCGCGAGATCGTCTACAACCGCGCCAAGGATTTGCAGGGCGTCGGGGCCTGCCTGCAGAACATGCTCCTGGCCGCCCACGCCCAGGGCCTGGGCGCGGTCTGGCTGGGCGAGATCATCAACCAGGAGCCCCGCGTCACCCAGGCCCTGGGCCTGGACGAGCAGCGCCTGGAGCTCATGGCCGTGCTGGCCGCGGGCTGGCCGGACCAGAAGGGCTCCTCCGACCGCAAACCACTTGAGGATCTCCTGCTGGAGCCTCTTCCGTAA
- a CDS encoding GGDEF domain-containing protein translates to MRQNIPAQPLAGVRLTRQDLIGSEHALKDALQAFVGFKSYSLYFPPPGTGPGPAEPEFLRGEQKLLLPLTHEGELMGMFMARGVKPQPSKGALSVLNQAASLCLENLRLAKACRTDPVTGLVNRQHLTQALEREIELVQACILPGSASCLEAGPGEARGGFGLVLFDVDFFTWVNQGFGHLFGEKLLASVGALLTAIAPGDSLCARLGEDVFAVLLPGGTPARCQELAENFRSAVAEEVFEYPVNGERIRLTVSAGFALYPQDLHGGQLGAPTGEAARILIQKARKTLACAKDLGRNQVISFARLLREGGQVLERLPLGRLAVSLGRAVDAKEGQRFLVWSPRFEGAHQLARSGETRVSGRYPAMVKGEIILMETQEDVSFAEVLHLTDASWPIEPGDRLLMAQEGEERFAAEDQPPAQPQRDMVSGLLGHRDFIRHIAQARDSQNVFSLALVRLPEPGKERAVAGSSPAEARVQEVTALCRECFGHQLQGGRFSTGSLILFLPGVDPLELRPRFAAFMEAARERLGLQLAVGLAGYPFLNFGKADVLENCRKALDHSLLLPGRDKLAVFDSISLTISADRLFTLGDVYGAVEEYKLALLADEENRLARNSLGICLARLGRMAQAKAEFERVLAKEPRNAMALYNLGHACHRLGEVAQARKCFQRCLKLNPGDVYSLLRLGRMAEESGKLANARKYYEKVNALPGGKGLAMRHLARVALALGRTEQGREYLHQALLHDPKDAFSMNLLAKLYLDAGEDPAIAEALARQSAALRPEQKQFWKELARALEKQGKKEEAQQALARG, encoded by the coding sequence ATGCGCCAGAACATCCCCGCTCAGCCCCTCGCGGGCGTCCGTCTCACCCGGCAGGACCTCATCGGCAGCGAACACGCCCTCAAGGACGCCCTCCAGGCCTTCGTGGGCTTCAAGTCCTACAGTTTGTACTTCCCTCCCCCGGGTACCGGCCCCGGCCCTGCCGAGCCTGAGTTCCTGCGCGGGGAGCAGAAGCTCCTGCTGCCGCTCACGCACGAGGGCGAGCTGATGGGCATGTTCATGGCCAGGGGCGTGAAGCCGCAGCCCTCCAAGGGGGCGCTCTCGGTGCTCAACCAGGCGGCCTCGCTCTGCCTGGAGAACCTCCGCCTGGCCAAGGCCTGCCGCACGGACCCCGTCACCGGCCTGGTCAACCGCCAGCACCTGACCCAGGCCCTGGAGCGCGAGATCGAGCTGGTGCAGGCCTGCATCCTGCCCGGCTCGGCCAGCTGCCTGGAGGCCGGACCCGGCGAGGCGCGCGGCGGCTTCGGGCTGGTGCTCTTCGACGTGGACTTCTTCACCTGGGTCAACCAGGGCTTCGGCCACCTCTTCGGCGAGAAGCTGCTGGCCTCCGTGGGCGCGCTGCTCACCGCCATCGCCCCGGGGGACAGCCTCTGCGCCCGCCTGGGCGAGGACGTGTTCGCCGTCCTGCTTCCCGGCGGCACCCCGGCCCGCTGCCAGGAGCTGGCCGAGAATTTCCGCTCCGCCGTGGCCGAGGAGGTCTTCGAGTACCCCGTCAACGGCGAGCGCATCCGCCTGACCGTGAGCGCGGGCTTCGCCCTCTACCCGCAGGACCTGCACGGCGGCCAGCTGGGCGCGCCCACCGGCGAGGCCGCGCGCATCCTGATCCAGAAGGCCCGCAAGACCCTGGCCTGCGCCAAGGACCTGGGCCGCAACCAGGTCATCAGCTTCGCCCGGCTGCTGCGCGAAGGCGGCCAGGTGCTGGAGCGCCTGCCCCTGGGCCGACTGGCCGTGAGCCTGGGCCGCGCCGTGGACGCCAAGGAGGGCCAGCGCTTCCTGGTCTGGTCGCCGCGCTTCGAGGGCGCGCACCAGCTGGCCCGCTCCGGCGAGACCCGCGTCTCCGGGCGCTACCCGGCCATGGTCAAGGGCGAGATCATCCTCATGGAGACCCAGGAGGACGTCTCCTTCGCGGAGGTGCTGCACCTCACCGACGCCTCCTGGCCCATCGAACCCGGCGACCGCCTGCTCATGGCCCAGGAGGGCGAGGAGCGCTTCGCCGCCGAGGACCAGCCCCCGGCCCAGCCCCAGCGCGACATGGTCAGCGGGCTCCTGGGCCACCGCGACTTCATCCGCCACATCGCCCAGGCCCGCGATTCGCAAAACGTGTTCAGCCTGGCCCTGGTGCGCCTGCCCGAGCCCGGCAAGGAGCGCGCCGTGGCCGGCTCCTCCCCGGCCGAGGCCCGCGTGCAGGAGGTCACGGCCCTGTGCCGCGAGTGCTTCGGCCACCAGTTGCAGGGCGGGCGCTTCTCCACCGGCAGCCTCATCCTCTTCCTGCCCGGAGTGGACCCCCTGGAGCTGCGTCCCCGCTTCGCCGCCTTCATGGAGGCCGCCCGGGAGCGCCTGGGCCTTCAACTGGCCGTGGGCCTGGCGGGCTATCCCTTCCTGAATTTCGGCAAGGCCGACGTGCTGGAGAATTGCCGCAAGGCCCTGGACCACTCCCTGCTGCTGCCCGGGCGGGACAAGCTGGCCGTGTTCGACTCCATCTCCCTGACCATCAGCGCGGACAGGCTCTTCACCCTGGGCGACGTCTACGGCGCGGTGGAGGAGTACAAGCTGGCACTGCTGGCCGACGAGGAGAACCGCCTGGCCCGCAACTCCCTGGGCATCTGCCTGGCCAGGCTCGGGCGCATGGCCCAGGCCAAGGCCGAGTTCGAGCGCGTGCTGGCCAAGGAGCCGCGCAACGCCATGGCCCTGTACAACCTGGGCCACGCCTGCCACCGCCTGGGCGAGGTGGCCCAGGCCCGCAAGTGCTTCCAGCGCTGCCTGAAGCTCAACCCCGGCGACGTGTACAGCCTGCTGCGCCTGGGCCGCATGGCCGAGGAGTCCGGCAAGCTGGCCAACGCCCGGAAATACTACGAGAAGGTGAACGCCCTGCCCGGCGGCAAGGGCCTGGCCATGCGCCACCTGGCACGTGTGGCCCTGGCCCTGGGCCGCACCGAGCAGGGCCGCGAGTACCTGCACCAGGCCCTGCTGCACGACCCCAAGGACGCCTTCTCCATGAACCTGCTGGCCAAGTTGTACCTCGACGCCGGGGAGGACCCGGCCATCGCCGAGGCCCTGGCAAGGCAGAGCGCTGCACTGCGCCCGGAGCAGAAGCAGTTCTGGAAGGAGCTGGCCAGGGCGCTGGAGAAGCAGGGCAAGAAGGAAGAGGCCCAGCAGGCGCTGGCCAGGGGGTAG
- a CDS encoding cupin domain-containing protein: MKAIDLKGATASIDALWSPRVAAQVNDTYVKLARIQGDFVWHAHEREDEMFVVLKGRLCIRFRDGDVWLEEGQALAIPRGVEHCPHAPEEVHIMLVEPAGTVNTGDASGDERTQDAPVWLE; this comes from the coding sequence ATGAAGGCGATAGATCTGAAGGGCGCTACCGCGTCCATCGACGCGCTGTGGTCTCCCCGGGTGGCCGCGCAGGTCAACGACACCTACGTGAAGCTGGCGCGCATCCAGGGAGATTTCGTCTGGCACGCCCACGAGCGCGAGGACGAGATGTTCGTGGTGCTGAAGGGCAGGCTGTGCATCCGCTTCCGCGACGGCGACGTCTGGCTGGAGGAAGGCCAGGCCCTGGCCATCCCGCGCGGCGTGGAGCACTGCCCCCACGCCCCGGAAGAGGTGCACATCATGCTTGTGGAGCCCGCCGGAACGGTGAACACCGGGGACGCGAGCGGGGATGAGCGTACGCAGGACGCGCCGGTCTGGCTGGAGTAG
- a CDS encoding heavy metal translocating P-type ATPase has protein sequence MEKRTLPVTGMHCAACSGRIERVLSQMPGVESAVVNLASETLDVQWDPARTSLEAIADRLAGLGFGLTLPKPAATIRLAIGGMHCASCSSRIEKVVGAVEGVDSIRVNLATETGELTLSPTGPSLEIVTAKIAELGFSATPLAAEDESVFETQQKAQADRLEAQRRALIPQLVLGGLELLVAMGPMVGLALPGFLAPEHSPAAYALLQLALTAPLLWLGRRFYLDGVPALLRGGPTMDSLIALGTGAAFLASLWSTLEIVLGINPHHAVHGLYYESAAVIVALISLGKYLEARSRSKTAEAVRALMRLAPETATRIGADGAQTVVPVKQVRPGDTLLVRPGERVPVDGEVIEGASEVDESMLTGESLPVAKKPGDQLAAGTMNALGALTMRALKVGRDTMLARIIALVRDAQGSKAPIASLADTVSLYFVPIVMALAVLAGLAWLLAGEGWAFSLRIFVSVMVIACPCAMGLATPTSIMVGTGRGARLGVLIKSGQALQAASEVGAVVMDKTGTLTLGKPVLTDVLPAPGTAAEILLAHAAAVEALSAHPLGQAVVQAAQARGLALPFASGAQATPGSGVGGNIGGRLVQVGRPGWLAGQGVEISPDMLAEGERLSAEAKTPLFVVEGGRLLGILAVADAIRPEAPETVRRLREMGLRVVMLTGDNQRTADAVAAQAGVEEVSAEVPPEGKAARVAELQAQGLKVAMVGDGINDAPALAKADVGVSMGTGIDVAIETGDVVLMRGDLRGVLTAIGLSRATVRNIRQNLFWAFAYNVLGIPVAAGVLHAFGGPTLSPMIAGAAMAMSSVSVVSNALRLRFWKG, from the coding sequence ATGGAAAAGCGAACCCTGCCTGTCACCGGCATGCACTGCGCGGCCTGTTCGGGCCGCATAGAGCGCGTTTTGTCCCAGATGCCGGGCGTGGAATCAGCCGTGGTGAATCTGGCCTCCGAGACTCTGGACGTGCAGTGGGACCCGGCCAGGACCTCCCTGGAGGCCATTGCCGATCGCTTGGCCGGGCTGGGTTTCGGGCTGACCCTGCCCAAGCCAGCCGCCACCATCCGGCTGGCCATCGGCGGCATGCACTGCGCCTCCTGCTCCAGCCGCATCGAGAAGGTGGTGGGCGCCGTGGAGGGCGTGGACTCCATCCGGGTGAACCTGGCCACGGAGACGGGCGAACTGACGCTTTCACCCACCGGGCCGTCCCTGGAGATCGTCACCGCGAAGATCGCGGAACTGGGCTTCAGCGCCACGCCCCTGGCCGCCGAGGACGAGTCCGTCTTCGAGACGCAGCAGAAAGCCCAGGCCGACAGGCTGGAGGCCCAGCGCCGGGCCTTGATCCCCCAGCTCGTGCTGGGCGGGCTCGAACTGCTGGTGGCCATGGGACCCATGGTTGGGCTCGCGCTGCCGGGCTTCCTGGCCCCGGAGCACTCCCCGGCGGCGTATGCGCTCCTGCAGCTGGCGCTCACGGCCCCGCTCCTGTGGCTGGGGCGGCGCTTCTACCTGGACGGGGTGCCCGCCCTGCTGCGCGGCGGACCCACCATGGACTCGCTCATCGCCCTGGGCACGGGCGCGGCCTTCCTGGCCTCGCTGTGGAGCACCCTGGAGATCGTTCTGGGCATCAACCCGCACCATGCCGTGCATGGGCTCTATTACGAGTCCGCCGCGGTGATCGTGGCGCTGATCTCCCTGGGCAAGTATCTCGAGGCCCGCTCACGCTCCAAGACGGCCGAGGCCGTGCGGGCGCTCATGCGCCTTGCCCCGGAGACGGCCACCCGCATCGGGGCGGACGGGGCACAGACCGTCGTGCCCGTGAAGCAGGTGCGCCCTGGGGACACGCTGCTGGTGCGCCCCGGCGAGCGCGTGCCCGTGGACGGCGAGGTGATCGAGGGAGCCTCCGAGGTGGACGAATCCATGCTCACCGGCGAGAGCCTGCCCGTGGCCAAGAAGCCCGGCGACCAGCTGGCGGCGGGGACAATGAACGCCCTGGGCGCGCTGACCATGCGCGCGCTGAAGGTGGGGCGCGACACCATGCTGGCCCGGATCATCGCCCTGGTGCGCGACGCCCAGGGCTCCAAGGCGCCCATCGCCAGCCTGGCGGACACGGTGAGCCTCTATTTCGTGCCCATCGTCATGGCCCTGGCCGTTCTGGCAGGGCTGGCCTGGCTCCTGGCCGGGGAGGGCTGGGCCTTCTCCCTGCGCATCTTCGTGAGCGTGATGGTCATCGCCTGCCCATGCGCCATGGGCCTGGCCACGCCCACCTCCATCATGGTGGGCACCGGCCGGGGCGCGCGCCTGGGCGTGCTCATCAAGAGCGGGCAGGCCCTGCAGGCCGCCAGCGAGGTGGGGGCCGTGGTCATGGACAAGACCGGCACCCTGACCCTGGGCAAGCCCGTGCTCACCGACGTGTTGCCAGCGCCCGGCACCGCCGCCGAGATTCTGCTGGCCCACGCCGCCGCGGTGGAGGCCCTCTCGGCCCACCCGCTGGGGCAGGCCGTGGTCCAGGCGGCGCAGGCGCGCGGCCTGGCGCTGCCCTTCGCATCCGGCGCGCAGGCGACGCCGGGCAGCGGCGTGGGCGGCAACATCGGCGGCAGGCTGGTGCAGGTCGGGCGGCCCGGCTGGCTGGCCGGGCAGGGCGTGGAGATTTCGCCGGACATGCTTGCCGAGGGGGAGCGGCTCTCGGCCGAGGCCAAGACGCCGCTGTTCGTGGTCGAAGGGGGCAGGCTCCTGGGCATTCTGGCCGTGGCCGACGCGATACGCCCGGAGGCCCCTGAGACGGTGCGCCGCCTGCGGGAGATGGGCCTGCGCGTGGTGATGCTCACCGGCGACAACCAGCGCACGGCCGACGCCGTGGCCGCCCAGGCCGGGGTGGAGGAGGTCTCCGCCGAGGTGCCGCCCGAGGGCAAGGCCGCGCGCGTGGCGGAGTTGCAGGCCCAGGGCCTCAAGGTGGCCATGGTGGGCGACGGCATCAACGACGCCCCGGCCCTGGCCAAGGCCGACGTGGGCGTCTCCATGGGCACGGGCATCGACGTGGCCATCGAGACCGGGGACGTGGTGCTCATGCGCGGCGACCTGCGCGGGGTGCTCACGGCCATCGGGTTGTCGCGGGCCACGGTGCGCAACATCCGCCAGAACCTGTTCTGGGCCTTCGCCTACAACGTGCTGGGCATTCCGGTGGCGGCGGGGGTGCTGCACGCCTTCGGTGGGCCAACGCTCTCGCCCATGATCGCGGGCGCGGCCATGGCCATGAGTTCGGTGTCGGTAGTTTCGAACGCGCTCAGGCTGCGCTTCTGGAAGGGGTAG
- a CDS encoding metal-sensitive transcriptional regulator, whose amino-acid sequence MDCASDCGCDKKMSARVKRIAGQVAGIQRMLEEKRYCMDILNQIAAVRSALDSLGVELLGRHLEGCVLGHGTGSEHEAARPMTQQELLAEVKTALSRFLK is encoded by the coding sequence ATGGATTGCGCATCGGATTGCGGCTGCGACAAGAAAATGTCGGCGCGGGTCAAGCGCATCGCGGGCCAGGTGGCGGGCATCCAGCGCATGCTGGAGGAAAAACGCTACTGCATGGACATCCTGAACCAGATCGCCGCCGTGCGCTCCGCCCTGGACTCCCTGGGCGTGGAGCTGCTCGGCAGGCACCTGGAGGGGTGCGTGCTGGGGCACGGCACCGGCTCAGAGCACGAGGCCGCCCGGCCCATGACGCAGCAGGAGCTGCTGGCGGAAGTCAAAACAGCGTTGTCCCGCTTCTTGAAGTGA
- a CDS encoding sirohydrochlorin cobaltochelatase codes for MPQSLCILAAHGSSHPGARAALEAFADRVGREFPTCGVLLAYTASGRAGVHAVAQGSKGQPLEGILPGLYGQARLGPLHVAVLSLHVIAGEEYGRMCRSLEDLAGCCGAQVAIGGPLLDSPLDAPDVAMALRESLAQEPPDPGEAVVLMGHGTTHAAQSLYRHLAQALHLSLPGARLGVLEAADAQDPLNIRAIAAGLAASGVRRARLMPLLTVAGRHAHKDLAGDQPGSWKSVLADHGIESRADLAGLVEREPFATRLVRRLRALTGGGPGGRPRGLHGAAQP; via the coding sequence ATGCCCCAATCACTTTGCATACTGGCCGCCCACGGCTCCTCGCATCCCGGGGCGCGCGCCGCCCTGGAGGCTTTCGCCGACCGCGTGGGGCGCGAGTTCCCCACGTGCGGGGTGCTGCTGGCCTACACGGCCTCGGGGCGCGCGGGAGTCCACGCCGTGGCGCAGGGCTCGAAGGGCCAGCCCCTGGAGGGCATCCTTCCGGGCCTCTACGGGCAGGCCAGGCTCGGGCCGCTGCACGTCGCGGTGCTGTCCCTGCATGTCATCGCCGGGGAGGAGTACGGGCGCATGTGCCGGAGCCTGGAGGACCTGGCGGGCTGCTGCGGAGCCCAGGTGGCCATAGGGGGGCCGCTGCTCGACTCCCCGCTGGACGCGCCCGACGTGGCCATGGCCCTGCGCGAGAGCCTCGCCCAGGAACCGCCCGACCCGGGCGAGGCGGTGGTGCTCATGGGCCACGGCACCACCCACGCCGCCCAGTCGCTCTACCGGCACCTGGCCCAGGCCCTGCACCTGAGCCTGCCCGGAGCGCGCCTCGGCGTGCTTGAAGCCGCCGACGCCCAGGACCCGCTGAACATCCGGGCCATCGCCGCGGGCCTGGCCGCATCCGGCGTGCGCCGGGCGCGGCTGATGCCGCTTTTGACCGTGGCCGGCAGGCACGCCCACAAGGACCTCGCCGGGGACCAGCCCGGCTCCTGGAAATCCGTGCTCGCGGACCACGGCATCGAGAGCCGCGCCGATCTGGCCGGGCTCGTGGAGCGCGAGCCTTTCGCAACCCGCCTGGTGCGCCGCCTGCGCGCCCTGACCGGCGGAGGCCCGGGCGGGCGCCCACGGGGCCTGCACGGCGCGGCGCAGCCCTGA